A single region of the Kryptolebias marmoratus isolate JLee-2015 linkage group LG10, ASM164957v2, whole genome shotgun sequence genome encodes:
- the dusp23b gene encoding dual specificity protein phosphatase 23b yields the protein MASSPPHNFSWVEPGKLAGLAMPRMPCEYRYLVESGIKHLVCLCERKPPHHDSCPELQLHHIKIEDFTPPSPTQIDRFLSVVEDANAKGEGVAVHCMHGHGRTGTMLACYLVKKRKIPGIDAIKEIRQIRPGSIETHEQEKAVIQFYQRTK from the exons ATggcctcctctcctccacacAACTTCTCCTGGGTGGAGCCGGGTAAACTGGCTGGACTGGCCATGCCCAGGATGCCGTGTGAGTACCGGTATCTGGTAGAAAGTGGAATCAAGCACCTCGTTTGCCTGTGCGAGAGGAAACCGCCTCACCACGACTCGTGTccagagctgcagcttcacCACATTAAGATCGAAGACTTCACTCCTCCTTCACCAACTCAGATCGACAGATTTCTCTCGGTGGTGGAGGACGCCAACGCCAAGGGAGAG GGTGTGGCGGTTCACTGCATGCATGGCCATGGAAGAACGGGGACCATGCTGGCCTGCTAcctggtgaagaagaggaagattCCCGGCATCGACGCCATTAAAGAGATCCGCCAAATACGACCCGGTTCCATCGAAACTCACGAGCAAGAGAAGGCAGTGATTCAGTTTTATCAGCGCACTAAATAA